AAGTAGAAATAACAATATTAGGTACAGAAGTCAATATTCCCATAGAAATAAAGTATTTGAGCTTTTTTCCAAAGTCTTTAAAGAGATAAATTAGTTGACTTCCAAGAAGAATAGATAAATTAGTTAACCCCCTAGCCCCGCTGTCACGTACACTTGCCCAACCCAAACTATACACTCCTTACCTATACTCCAATTCAACATACATATCCGTCAACAAGATTGTTTTCGATCCTATCAAGCAACCCAAAAGTAGGGGcagttaatttttaatttgatgactCTTGTAAAAAACACATGGATTTTTCAGAAGTTCCAATGGACTTGTTCTGTTCTGTTCTGTTTTGGCTCTCTcccatccctttttttttttttttttggtggttgaaTACATGCCTCGTTTAATTAATAAGATCATAGAGACCTTTTTTTCTAATTCTACTTGATTAGCTAAGAGCTTGGTAATTCAATTGGCACCTGTCTCTcaggttcaaaattttcatctcttAACTATTatattatcaaccaaaaaaaaaatcttttttttttttttttgctaggttaTTCTGCGGGGGCTAGAACCCCCGTGCATCAGGACACAAGGGTACCTAGGTGCCAATAGGCTACTGAGGCCAatggcaaaattaaaaaaaaaaaaaaaaaaaatcttctttgaTAAGTCATTTGAAATGTTAGACAAATATATAATCGATTTTATTACAAAAGTTTACAAACTAACATAATAATTAATGTAATTGGTGGCacctagcaaaataataaagaaatatggtaattaatttttagttttgtatttaAAAGTTAACAAACCAATTTGCCAAATTTATctagtaaaatttgtaacaaCACTAAtatcattctttttaaaaaataatttaatatttagtttttagtttggattttaagttatttgaataaaataagaaaatacaaatttattctGGGGAAGAATTTATGAATGGATTAAGATTTATTactatgttaatttaattaagacCAGGGTAAATTGTGAAGTATACTTCTAAAGTTTGAggtttgtttagattttacaccatGAAACTCCCCTCCATTAGCAAAATCAGCCCCTCCATTAGTGGATTTGCCTATGTGGCCGTCAAATGACATGCTGGCAACCGAAACACACTCTAGTTGTCTGATGTGTAATGTTTTTtggggtaaattgcaaattatacccttagggtccgtttggatagaacttattttgctgaaactgaaaactgaaaactgaatacactgtagcaaaataatttttaaatatgtgaatagtgccgtgggacctttttttttttttatgaaaaagtgactaaaaagtgaagtttgtgggttCGTGAACAATGCAcgagtgcactgttcacggaagACTTGGTCAACAACTGcggctgggaaaaaaaaaaaaagctgaaaatgCGCTATAGTACCAAACGTGGACGTGGACTTGTATCCAAACCCACACTTAAAGTCTAAGgttgtttagattttactccctgaaatctaaaatttggattttataacTTAAAGTTTCACTCTATTAGCAAAAGCAACCCCTTCGATAGTGGACTGGCCTATATGGCTATAGATACTTCATTTTGCAACTCTCATTTAACTTTACTTGCATTGCATCATGAATCTCATTACATATCACATCACAAAGAAGAACTATAATTTTGACCacataatttcaaattacattGCATGATATAAATCTTGAAGTCATTACATGATGATGCATAGAATATAAATTAAGGACAAAACACAATGTGGTACAATCGTACTAGAAGAAGCTCAggataaaatttttagaaaagatAATCTAATATTTGAGTAAAAGATGCATTAGGAAGAGTGGCTTGCACCCTGGAACCAACTTCTAAAAATTTCCTGATATGGAACACTGTCATAGAATATTAACAAGTAACAGTTGATCACACACAAACTAGAAACAAAAGGTAGAAGCATTGCTTAAAGATGTACTGTCGTAGTAATTTTTCATCTGCAGATCAATGCTGTGAGATGCTCAGATGCAAAGAGGTCACAGAATATCTAatacatgaaaaagaaaattacataaagaGCAGGCCAAACATTGAAGCAATAGAAACGGTTGCAAATAAATACAATACAGCTcaacatataaaagaaaaagaaaaaaaatcagaagaaTCACTAATGATTAAAAGGTTTGTATCTGTTCTGACATTTGTCGGTATTGGAAATGATATGGTTATTGATATCAAACATCCCTAAACTAATTAAAACAGACACAAATGACTACCTATGATATTTTTCTACACCAACAACAGCATTTGGAATGTAAAGGGATTTACTAAAGATACCCAAAGGTTTTCCTGATTAGAGGCGAGTCCAAAGAGCTCTTCTTTAGAAAGGTTCTCTacgttatcaaaaaaaaaaaaaaaaaaaaaaaaaaaaaaatcatcctatGATCAGATTATTACACTGGAACAACTATTAACAAGACTCATAATTGACTTTGAATAATGAAGATAATTAAAAGACAACTGGATTTATAAACAAATGACACATGTCGCTGCCACATAAGTTGCCACTATGAACTTGCGTCATTTAGTAGCTAAATGAACAGTACATGTGAACAATACcacgaaaaagaaaagaagaaaagagggaGGAGAAAGGGAGAAGTAAACACATTAAGGTCAACATACTTAATGCTCAAAATACTAAACATTTCTATTAACATCAACTCTCCTTTGATTTTAGTGAGCACAAATATACAAACCCAGTACTTCGACAGTGTACTAGGAATGATCAAGTCAAAAAACAAGtgtaagagagaaaaacaaggGGAGAGAAAATAGCTGCACTCCAATCCAACAAAGTACGGAGGAAGAAGGCTTTAATATCTAGGATATTTCGATCACATCCCTCAAAACTTCTAGAATTCCTTTCTTGCCAAAGATACCATATAATGCAATGTGGCACAACCTTCCAAAAAGAAATATTTCTATGCTTGCCGAAAGACCCCTACCAAGCTACAAACATAAACATTTGAATGATTGTCATTAGCATAACCCAATGGAGGCCAAATAAGCAAAACACCATATTCCATAGCTTCAAAGCTATAGGAAAATGAAGAAGCAGGTGATCTATAGTCTCCCCACATTTTTTGCACATGCAGCACCAATCCAAGATCAACATACATTTCTTTCAGAGACTACTTATAGTTAGGGTCTTCCCCAGAGCAACAATGCAAGTGAAGAAGGCTACCCTAGATGGGACCTTTGAGCACCATACCATTTGCCATGGGAATGATATGCCATTAGTTTCCGAAGTTGAAGGCCAAAACCTCTCGATCCACAACCTGACTTCCTCTCCAGCACTATGATGGAACCCCTGTGCCTCCCTTTCATCAATTCTTAAATCAACAAATAGGAACCATTTGCATTTGAACCCTTATGAAGGATGAAGGCTTCATTGCTCTCTCTTATTACTTTAACAAATTATCCATCATTCTTCAGTGATATCAATTCTTCAATGTTATACAATAACCAGTTAGCACTCTCCTTGCCCAAAAAGATTGACTGCAACGAATCCCTGCCTCTTTCATATATGCGCAAATGCAAAGGTGAATCTGTTGGCCATCTTTTGCCGCATTGCTCTATTGCTTCAAACTAATGGTCattggttttgggtttgttggGAGTTTATTGGGTGATGCCAAAATCTGTCGTTGAACTTTTGGCTTGCTGGCAAGGTTGGTTTGGTTATCATCAGAATGGTCATATTTGGATGGTTATCCCCCATTGCTTAATATGGTGTGTctggagggaatggaatagcACGAGTTTTGAAGACATCAAAAGTTCTATGCCTGATCTTAAGTTgttcttttttagaactttattgGATTGGTTGTCAGCCATGAGGAacctttgtttatttattagatTTATGCAATTTTTGTAATTGATTATTTACCCTAGTATACTTCCTATAAACTTGGTAGACTCATTTTCctaatttatacaaatttattacttatctatatatatatatatatatatatatatatataaatgcgCAACAAGTAATAATTACCACCCTCCTCAACCAAGAATTCaaatgattttgatttagtgaagaaaaaaacagaaccccccccccccctccccctcttcCCATctcaccaagaaaaaaaaaatcaatgaagccaaaaaaagtgaaaaatctaTGACTAATTTGAGGTAGCCAGACCTTATTTATGACTAAACCGAGGTAGTTAGGACTATGACTAATTAAGGACTCTTTCTTATACTAGTAGTCTTAGGAGTTAGGACTTCTAATTTAAGTAGTAAACAAACTTCGACTCAAAGAAATTAAAACCCACAATACTTATAATTTCTCCGGACTTTCTTACACTTTctttgcaaccaaacacaacctagatttcaaacccaaatttaaaaCCAAACACAATAGGGTGGATCTCTCTCTCGAGTTCGTGAGCTCAGCCATGGCTTGTCTCTCTACGAGACCCACCATAACAAACAACGGTCTCATGACGGCGTCACCACCGCTAGTTGTAGCCATCACTCCTCATCTctcattgctttttttttttttttctcatctccgACTAAAGCAcattttgtatttcattttcctttttaatataaatttctcTATTTTGGTTGATATAATGGGTTGGTTTTGTTTTAGTTGTGAGAAATCTTTGATTTGTGCTCGGGTTTACGAAGTGGGGTTTTGGCCTTTGGGTCACTGTTAGTATTTGAGTTTGCTTCTTCCTCTCCTTCTTTGTCTAACCTCGTATGTTGTTGGAGATGTTGAGCTCTTGGGTCTACTTGGTATTCTTTGAGCAAATGGatggtttgggttttttgtttgaatgactatttcaatgggttttcttatttctttgatGTGGGTTTACAAACAAAATTTATGGTGAAGAGAGCTTCAATGTATGAGTtgaatttctgggttttggctGGGTCCGGTTTGCAGAGAAGGTAATATGATATGAGTGCTCTTTGTTGTGATTTCGAagcattattttctttctttaaaaataaaaagaattgagaaattatgggtatgtttggtaactgtttttttcctttattttctgtttctaaAAACAATTGTCTATTTTTGAgtctaaaaaacttgtttggcaacccaaaatggacataaaacaaaaattgttctcaaaactcaatttgtgaaagaaactgaaaatatgtaaaaagctgtttttagtttctaatttttaaaagtcaatgaaaatatgcatttaatttaatgaatctatcttatttaataagttagcattagagttcaaatcctaataacaacatatttaattattttctacttttttcttcaaaaaattatctttttaatttcaactagccaaacatgtttttgatttcaaaaatacaagaaaattgttttttctttatatttccaaaaacaagtttttgaaaatagaaaacaaaaactgttaccaaacataacctaattttttgttgtttttaatttagatgctgacatggtattttaattataattttagtaGCCATGTTATCATCTACTTTGCCACTTGTGTAAGCCGTTTGCCATATAGATAATTCCGTTAGTGAGTTAACGATAGGGACCAAATTTACTGCATATTGAAAATAACAGGGATTAAATTGACCGTTActaaaatgtagagactaaatTAAGTGCGActccaaaatatagggaccaaaatggtattttcatCTAAGTTTTAATTGCGTTAACAGCTTCGACTTTGGTGCCTTGTTCTTCCATTAAGTCCTGGGAATTTTCGTTGCTATGGGATGTGGTGTTGTGTGCTAATGGGATGGATGTGGGTATTGGAATTCTTATTTTGGAATCACAATGAAGAATTGTTGCATCTTGCAACTGCAGCGCAGATGGGAGGTTGGTTTTTAAATAAGCAGCATAGCATGATTTGTGCCCTGGTACAAGATCTTGAGATTTGCTAAGGAAATGAGTTTTAGCTCAATTGCACTTTGTTTGACATCTTCTGATCTTCATCACATTAACAGTATTTGATGAAGAAGAGATGACATGCCGATTTTTAACCACAGGAAATATACTGGAGTGACTCTTTTGTATAAATACTACTATTAATtataattctaaatttttttacaaaaattatagCCAAACAAAGAAATTTATAAATGTTTCTTTCCGAGATTGCTTGATATATAATATGTAACATTTTACTTCATGAATTTTGACCTCATATAATTTATGGAATAGGATCAAATTACACACAATGTAACTCTTTGATACTTTTATACCATTGAATAACCATTAGCTGGATTATTATTCTAAGAATTCCATAATTGGATTAAACATTCCTGCTCTTCTTAACGTGCCACTAAGTTTCGTATTGAAGAAATGATTTTGTATTATTCGATCCATGAACTAGTATTTTGTGggcttacaaaaaaaaaaacaggtatTCTGTGTTGAGacttgagaagaaagaagaattacAAGCTGCTGCAGAATTAAGAGACAAGTTGCTGCTAAAGATACAAGTCCTTTTACTTCCTATGTAATAAGTAGCTTATAAGCTACAGGTAGTTTTATTAGTGTGTACTTAAGTGATTCCCACGTGAAGCACGTGCCACCTATGACAGTGGGCTAATCTGTTTTTATGTTAGATTACTGTTAGTTACAGCTGGTATATCAGCCTTGGGTTTATGCATATAAACTTAATCACATCAATAATAATCATTATGCATTCTTCATTAATTAGTTTCTCTTCCAAATTTAGTATTCTGAGTATACtttaaaatagcaaaaataaaaaaataaatatccaTAAACTGGTGTCTTTCTATTCTTTCGAAgtagtttcaagtttcaaattgCAATAAAACGCCAACGGGAGCTTGGCTCAATTGGTAAGGCCCGGATACTTCTTCTAATCACTTAGGTTCAAGTCCTGCTCCTAACAGAAGTCTGTTAGTGGGCATCCACACGGGTTGGCCCTAGTTTCTTTTCCAAATTCAGTATTCTGAGTATACtttaaaatagcaaaaataaaaaaaataaatatccaTAAACTGGTGTCTTTCTATTCTTTCGAAgtagtttcaagtttcaaattgCAATAAAACGCCAACGGGAGCTTGGCTCAGTTGGTAAGGCTCGGATACTTCTTCTAATCCACTTAGGTTCAAGTCCTGCTCCTAACAGAAGTCTGTTGGTGGGCATCCACACGGGTTGGCCCATGGGCTTTAACCTTAGCACTTACCCGAGGGCTAGCGTAACCTAGCTAACTcctatttttgttaataaaaaaaaaattgcaataaagcAAATTAGAACCATGGTGACGCTAATAGGATTCTTGAGTTTAACTTTTAGTTAGATATTAATCAGGAAATCTAAAGCTAAATGGACACAcacaaaaacgaaaaaaaagagagtacattGTGGCTAGCCAGTAACATACGGACTACATTATGATATCACAAGAGAGCATAAGAACTTTCTTTAGCTAAAACATTAACTACTTCATTAATCAGTCAAACAAATTATTGGTCATGGTGATTTTGGGTCCTAGCTACTTGGGTGCAGGGCTCAATTAACTTCCAAGGAACTGAGAAAGGATGTAGGACCAGGAGGAGCTGGTATGTCCACTGTCCCTTCCAACATCAGCACCACCTTCTTTATTGGAGGGCGAAGTGATGGCTCATCCTGGATGCACCAAAGTCCCACCCTAACCATTCTCTCCAACTTGTTCCTGTCCACCTCTTCATCCTTCACTAGCTTATCCAATTCACCAGCCTGAAAACAATCATAGACCCAATTTGCAAGAACCACTTCATCCTCTTGAAGATCCATATCCACATGCCTTCGACCACATATGATCTCTAACAACATGATCCCAAAGCTGTAGACATCAGCTTTCGCTGTTATGGGCAAATTTCCATGCCACTCAGGTGCAACATACCCCCTTGTGCCTCTAATCCCAGTGTATGTCCTTGTTTGGTTAGGCATCAGCAGCttggccaaaccaaaatcagCAATTTTGGCACACTTGTGTTCATCCATTAGTATATTTTCAGGTTTGATGTCGCAGTGGATGATCTGGGTCTCACACTCTTCATGTAAATAGAGGATGCCTCGAGCTACATTCAAAGCTATTCTAGTTTTTTCCTCCCAACTCGGCTTTCTTTCAGATTCAAAGAGGAATTTTGCTAGTGAGCCATTGCTCATGTACTCATAGACCAAAAGCCGATTGTTTCCATCATGACAGTAACCAAACAACTTAACAAGATTTTTGTGATAACTTCTCCCAATTGCTCTCATCTCATTTCGAAATTCTCTTTCACCTTCAGCCACCACATTTTCTAGTCTCTTGATGGCCACCACTCTCCTGCCATTTGGTATGACCCCTTTAAAAACTGTTCCGAAAGCTCCTTTACCCAATTCATCCGAGAAACCATTTGAAGCCTTTTCAAGCTCCGCATATGTATATGATCGTAGAGTAACATCTTCAATTAACTCGTCATTCCCAATAATTTTGTACTTCCAAACACGGTATCTGTAAATGAGAGTACCAGTAATTGCTAGAACAATGAGCGCAAAAACCAAAATTGTGACACTGCTAACTAAGAAAATTGGCAAacgtttctttctttccttgCTTACCTTTGTTGTCTCAGAACTTCCTATGCCTACCTTGATTATAGTTGTCCCAACCAAAtcatcttcttttcttctcccaTATCTTAGTGGTAGCTTTTGTTTTCTACACTGGTTGTCTTTAAATAATACAACTTCACAGTTGCAGTCCATCAAGCAGTCTTCTCTACAGTCAGTTTTGCTTGATGAGATATTTGAATACGGGTTGTCTTCCCATGAAATACCTTCGAATTCCTGAAGAGAAAATGTGTCTCTATTTTTGCTGATGCAACCATCTGTGCTAAAATTTCTCTTGCAGCCCAAATTCTTCTGCTCCTGGTCAATGAAAACAAAACCAGGACACGTACAAACCGGTTCCAGATCCATGAGAGTACAATATGAATTTAGGCCACAGAGGCCTTTAGGATCACATTTATTGGTAGTTGATGCCCACTCACTAACCCAATCATCTCCTTGATTCAAGCTATGAGAATACAACCGTAATATTCCATCAACATCAATTGTCAAACGAAAGAAAGCTTTATCAGAATTGTTACTAGTTACTGGGCCGTTAAAATTCTTGATATTGAAACCAGTAGCATTGAGCAGGTAAAGGTGGCCATTACTACCAAGATTTAGACTCACATTATTTCCAGCGGTGAATGTTTCTGAGTTCCAGTAAGCATAATCCCGTGAATCTTTAGGATTGTCTGTCGGGTATTGAACCAGGTTCCCATCAGTCTGCATTTTGAGTTTAAACTTTCCGCTTGCATGGTTTGTCTCAGAGATGCTGGAGACGAGCACTTTTCCCGCCAAGAGACGTTGGCCTTGTAAAATGGTGTCTGTTGGAACTTCAAAAGTCTGCCACATGATTATTGAATCTGAATTGTAGAGTACAAAGTTTCCAGTATTGAGCATAGATGCCGAGGAAGCAGACTGAGGAGCATTTGCTAATGTTGTCTgtaagccttggttctgttgcAAGATAAGTCTGCCATCTCTACTCAAATGCAATTTGACATCTTCGGGAAGTGGCAGGTCGTCTCGGTTTGCTGTCCATATGACTGTTTTTTGCTGAATTGCTTCCATCCAGATGCCTAATGCAAAGCCATTGTCTTTCTTGTAGAAGCCAAAAGCAAACTGGCCAGAACTTgacaaccaatatgaattgttTTTTGGAGAGAGGGAAGATCCCAAGTTAATATTGAGATTTCTTTCTTGAGCAATTGTAGTTGAGAATTGAGTAATTAGGAGGAAAAGAAATATTGCAACCATTTTATCTAAATCTATAGCTCTTGTATAtgtattgtttttccttttctcttctttgctGCAGTCTTATAGCAAACGGTAAGTCATATTGTAATTTTTCAAGGCTTCAATCCAAGGGTAAGTGACAGAAATTGCAGTCCAAAGAGGTAgtcaatatttttgtttctagtCTTTTCGTCAGCCAATACGCTTCACAAGTagaaataacaatatatattcGGTACAGAAGTCAATATTCCCATAGAAATAAGTATCTGCGCTTTTTTCCAAGGTCTTTAAAGAGATAAATTAGTTGACTTCCAAGAATAGAAATGGTGATTATTGACCCACATTTCCCTGAACCGCTTTTTTTTGGGACCATTTGTTTCAATTTTCGTATAGTGCGTAAATGGACTCCTTACTTTTCGGTCAtattaaattggttttagggtcTTCTACCTTGAAATTAGTATCTCTCTAAACTTAGATATTTATTTAACTGGATTGGACAGAAAATCTCATAACATAATTAAGAGCGTGATTTGTTTTAATAGAAGAATTTTCGATCCTGATCTTTGCCTTCATTTTCGCATTTTCTCTCGTTGTGCTGGTGGCCTGCTGGTAGTTTTTTACCACAACTTAGAATGTCAAGTCGGTTCTCAACCCCCTAGCCCTGCTGTCACGTACACTTTGCCAAACCCAAACTTTACGCTCCTTACCTATACTCCAATTCAACATACATCTCCATCAACAAGATTGTTTTCGATCCTATCAAGCAACCCAAAAGTAGGGGcagttaatttttaatttgatgactCTTGTAATGAACTTGTAAAAAACACATGGATTTTTCAGAAGTTCCAATGGACTTGCTCTGTTCTGttttggctctctctctctctctctctctctcttcttttttttttttttttttcctggttgaATACATGCCTTGTTTAATTAATAAGATCATAGAGACATTTTTTCTAAATCTACTTGATTAGCTAAGAGCTTGGCAATTCAATTGGCACCTCTTGGTATTTCTAAGTAAGACGTgtaaagttcaaaattttcatctcttaactattaaattatcaaaaaaaaaaaaaaaaaaaaaacttctttgataagtcatttgaaatgttagacatatataat
This DNA window, taken from Quercus robur chromosome 2, dhQueRobu3.1, whole genome shotgun sequence, encodes the following:
- the LOC126696638 gene encoding G-type lectin S-receptor-like serine/threonine-protein kinase LECRK1, with the translated sequence MVAIFLFLLITQFSTTIAQERNLNINLGSSLSPKNNSYWLSSSGQFAFGFYKKDNGFALGIWMEAIQQKTVIWTANRDDLPLPEDVKLHLSRDGRLILQQNQGLQTTLANAPQSASSASMLNTGNFVLYNSDSIIMWQTFEVPTDTILQGQRLLAGKVLVSSISETNHASGKFKLKMQTDGNLVQYPTDNPKDSRDYAYWNSETFTAGNNVSLNLGSNGHLYLLNATGFNIKNFNGPVTSNNSDKAFFRLTIDVDGILRLYSHSLNQGDDWVSEWASTTNKCDPKGLCGLNSYCTLMDLEPVCTCPGFVFIDQEQKNLGCKRNFSTDGCISKNRDTFSLQEFEGISWEDNPYSNISSSKTDCREDCLMDCNCEVVLFKDNQCRKQKLPLRYGRRKEDDLVGTTIIKVGIGSSETTKVSKERKKRLPIFLVSSVTILVFALIVLAITGTLIYRYRVWKYKIIGNDELIEDVTLRSYTYAELEKASNGFSDELGKGAFGTVFKGVIPNGRRVVAIKRLENVVAEGEREFRNEMRAIGRSYHKNLVKLFGYCHDGNNRLLVYEYMSNGSLAKFLFESERKPSWEEKTRIALNVARGILYLHEECETQIIHCDIKPENILMDEHKCAKIADFGLAKLLMPNQTRTYTGIRGTRGYVAPEWHGNLPITAKADVYSFGIMLLEIICGRRHVDMDLQEDEVVLANWVYDCFQAGELDKLVKDEEVDRNKLERMVRVGLWCIQDEPSLRPPIKKVVLMLEGTVDIPAPPGPTSFLSSLEVN